In Flavobacterium luteolum, the DNA window AACTTTCCTAGTCATTCATCGAAATCAAAAACTCTTCGTTGTTTTTTGTTTTCTTGAAACGATCGTTTACGAAGTCCATAGATTCTACTGGGTTCATGTCTGATAAATATTTACGCATAATCCACATTCTTTGCAATGTTTTCTCGTCTAATAATAAGTCATCACGACGTGTACTAGACGATGTAAGATCGATTGCAGGGAAAATACGTTTATTGGCTATCTTACGGTCTAATTGAAGCTCCATGTTACCTGTTCCTTTAAACTCTTCGAAAATAACTTCGTCCATTTTAGAACCCGTTTCAGTCAATGCAGTTGCAATGATACTTAAAGATCCTCCATTTTCTACATTTCTCGCTGCTCCAAAGAAACGTTTTGGTTTTTGCAAAGCATTGGCATCAACACCCCCACTTAATACTTTTCCAGATGCTGGCTGAACCGTGTTATAAGCTCTTGCAAGACGAGTGATTGAGTCTAATAAAATCACTACATCGTGTCCGCATTCTACTAAACGCTTAGATTTTTCTAATACAATATTGGCAATTTTCACGTGTTCTTGTGGTTCTCTATCGAAAGTTGAAGCAATAACTTCACCACGAACACTTCTTTGCATATCTGTAACCTCTTCAGGACGCTCGTCAATCAAAAGAACGATTAAATAAACTTCAGGATGGTTTGCTGCAATTGCATTTGCAATATCTTTAAGAAGCATTGTTTTACCAGTTTTAGGCTGCGCAACGATCATACCACGCTGACCTTTACCAATTGGTGAAAACAAATCTATAATTCTGGTTGAAATAGAACTGCCTTTTTCGGCTAGTTTAAATTTTTCTGAAGGAAAAACGGGTGTCAAGTGTTCGAAAGAAACTCTATCACGAACTACTTGCGGATCGTGACCATTAATTTTTAACACACGAACCAAAGGGAAAAACTTCTCACCTTCTTTAGGCGGGCGAACCACTCCTTTTACAGTATCTCCGGTTTTTAAACCAAATAATCTGATTTGTGAAGTTGATAAATAAATATCATCTGGAGAAGCTAAATAATTATAATCTGATGAACGTAAGAATCCGTAACCGTCAGGCATCATTTCTAGAACACCTTCACTTTCAATAATTCCGTCAAATTCAAAATCAGAATCTCTAAAATTATTGTTATTCTTTTTATTCTTATGATTAGGATTTTGATTATTGTGATTTCCGTTTCCATTGCCATTCCCGTTCTGATTTTGGTTCTGATTCGGGTTTTGATTTTGGTTCTGGTTTTTATTCTGATTCGGATTGATCTTTTTTGCAGGAGCAATTTGTGGAGTTTTCTCGGCTGTTTCGGCTGTTGGCTCAGAAACAATTGGTTCTGATGGAGCTGATTCTACAGTCTCTTCTGCAGTAACTTCTTTTACAGCTTCTTTTTCTTTTTTAAGGGCAACTTTTTTCTCGTATGCCGATTTGCTGAATTTTACAACTTTAGACTCTTTTTTTGCTGCTGGTGTTTTATTTTCCTGTGCTTCTACCGCCGCCTTTTCTGCAATTGGCTCAGCTGTATCAGCAGTATCGTTTTTTTGAACAGTTTCCTCTACTTTATCAAATTCTAAAACGGGAGTATTTTTGGTATTTGCTGCTTTTGTTTTTGCTGGAGCAATTCTGGCACGCTTTGGCTTATCGTCTTTTGCATCAGAAACTACTTCTGTTTGAGGAGCTTGAGCAGGCGCATTAGCACTCTCTTGGTGTGCTAAAATCTGACTAATTAAAGTCTCTTTTTTGACACCAGTAATCTTTATTGTTTTAGCTAACTTAGCTATTTCTTGAAGCTCAGAAAGCTTCATTTCTTTTAATGCAGAAATATCAAACATGAATGTTCTATGAATTTAATTATTTTAAGGAATACTGTAAAAAGAATAGGTAGATAATTAATTTGAATTGACCGCAGTATGAAGTGCTTACGGTATTATGATGCAATAATACGAATAAAATTTTATCATACAATAGTATTTTAAAAAAAGAAAATATATTTTTGTAAAACATTTTTAGACCATGATACAAAGAATTCAGACTGTATATTTATTTCTAGCTTTTGCTGCAACTGGCATTTTAATGCTTTTTGTTCCGCTTTGGACAACTAGTGCAGGAAAACCATTCTTTTTTATGCAGGATCAGCTTTATACTGTTTTATTAGGCTTAACAACTATGCTTAGTATTATCAGTATTATTTCATTTAAAAAGAGACAAAATCAGTTTGTATTAAACAGACTTAATATAATATTAAATTTAATTTTATTAGGATTATTTGTATATCGATCACTAAATTTATCTGGAGGGACTGAGGTCTCTGAGAAAGGTATTGGGATGTTCATGCCGATTGTTGCTATCGTGTTATTAGTTTTAGCTAATAAGGCCATCAAAAAGGACGAAGATCTTGTAAAATCTGTTGATCGTTTGAGGTAAACCTATAAACTTAGTTTATTTTGTGCGAAGAAGAACCCGAATTTTTATTCGGGTTTTTTTTTGCCCTATTATGGTATAAATCAAACCTAAAGAGCATCTTAAAAACGTGTTTTACATGATAAATTTGCATTTTCAAATTCAAATTATCATGATCCCAAAAATAAGGATTCATCTTGCAGACGATCACCAAGTCTTAATTGATGGACTATCCAACTTACTTCAAACCGTTTCAAACTTTGAAGTGGCAGGAACTTCACTAGACGGCACCACTGTCTATGATGATGTTGTGGAAGACAATGCCAATGTCTTGATTCTAGATATAAGCATGCCAAAAAAAGACGGAATTGAAACACTGAAAGAGTTTAATGAAAAACAGCTTCCTTGCAAAGTCATCATTTTATCTAGTTATGATGATTTAAAAATCATTAAAGAAGTCATGAAACTAGGCGCAAAAGGTTATCTCACAAAAAATTGCGCTGGCGAAAATATTATTGAAGCTGTTGAAGCTGTTTATCAAGGACAGGAATATTTTAGTGATGCTGTTAGAGAAAAAATCTTCAACTCTTTTATGGACAGCCCCAAACTAAATCACAATGCGATTACAGAAAACCCGATTTTAAGTCCGCGAGAGATTGAAATCATTATCTTGATTGCTTTAGAATACAGTGGAAAAGAAATAAGCGAAAAGCTTTTTATCAGTTCGCATACCGTCGAAACACATCGTAAGAACATTATGAAAAAACTGAATATTAAAAGTACAATTGGTTTAGTTAAATATGCTCTTAAAAACAATCTGATCAATCCTTAAAATTGCTTTTATGTTTGCTTTTCGTTTTTTTATCTCTTTAGTTTTATTCTTGGCTGTTCAAGGAACTAGCATTGCAATTCCAAAAGATACCGCAAATGTAAAGACGCCACAAACCCAAGTTGATAACAAAACCGCATTTAAGCCTACAAGCAAATCCGAACAATTACGAAATAAAAAAATTGTCAGCTTATCTATTATCCTCACTGTCATTATTTTTCTTTTGCTGTACTTTTTATACCAAAACAATAAACTAAAGCAAAAAATAAAACGAAAAGACACCAAACAGAAAATCCTGCTCAACATTATCAATTCCGGCATTGATTCGCAAGAAGCAGAACGCAAAAAAATCGCTTCTTTTCTGCATGACAATATCAATTCGCTATTATCTTCTGCAGGATTGCATTTAAATACATTCACTGCACAGCAGAATATAAAATCAGACGAAATACAGAAAGCAAAAAGTATTTTATCAGAAGCTCATGAACTTTT includes these proteins:
- a CDS encoding sensor histidine kinase, with product MFAFRFFISLVLFLAVQGTSIAIPKDTANVKTPQTQVDNKTAFKPTSKSEQLRNKKIVSLSIILTVIIFLLLYFLYQNNKLKQKIKRKDTKQKILLNIINSGIDSQEAERKKIASFLHDNINSLLSSAGLHLNTFTAQQNIKSDEIQKAKSILSEAHELLRDMSHDLVPALLVRFGLIYALEDLCEKNSNSAMEFDFSSSIPTSKRYAEKFEMKIYFIVSELCSNITKHSNAKKAILSLSEKENQLVLRIHDDGIGFKTQKLKDVEGFGLNRIRARIKKYKGSLSIISKENKGTKIKIEIPLPH
- the rho gene encoding transcription termination factor Rho; this translates as MFDISALKEMKLSELQEIAKLAKTIKITGVKKETLISQILAHQESANAPAQAPQTEVVSDAKDDKPKRARIAPAKTKAANTKNTPVLEFDKVEETVQKNDTADTAEPIAEKAAVEAQENKTPAAKKESKVVKFSKSAYEKKVALKKEKEAVKEVTAEETVESAPSEPIVSEPTAETAEKTPQIAPAKKINPNQNKNQNQNQNPNQNQNQNGNGNGNGNHNNQNPNHKNKKNNNNFRDSDFEFDGIIESEGVLEMMPDGYGFLRSSDYNYLASPDDIYLSTSQIRLFGLKTGDTVKGVVRPPKEGEKFFPLVRVLKINGHDPQVVRDRVSFEHLTPVFPSEKFKLAEKGSSISTRIIDLFSPIGKGQRGMIVAQPKTGKTMLLKDIANAIAANHPEVYLIVLLIDERPEEVTDMQRSVRGEVIASTFDREPQEHVKIANIVLEKSKRLVECGHDVVILLDSITRLARAYNTVQPASGKVLSGGVDANALQKPKRFFGAARNVENGGSLSIIATALTETGSKMDEVIFEEFKGTGNMELQLDRKIANKRIFPAIDLTSSSTRRDDLLLDEKTLQRMWIMRKYLSDMNPVESMDFVNDRFKKTKNNEEFLISMND
- a CDS encoding DUF4293 domain-containing protein; its protein translation is MIQRIQTVYLFLAFAATGILMLFVPLWTTSAGKPFFFMQDQLYTVLLGLTTMLSIISIISFKKRQNQFVLNRLNIILNLILLGLFVYRSLNLSGGTEVSEKGIGMFMPIVAIVLLVLANKAIKKDEDLVKSVDRLR
- a CDS encoding response regulator transcription factor, which translates into the protein MIPKIRIHLADDHQVLIDGLSNLLQTVSNFEVAGTSLDGTTVYDDVVEDNANVLILDISMPKKDGIETLKEFNEKQLPCKVIILSSYDDLKIIKEVMKLGAKGYLTKNCAGENIIEAVEAVYQGQEYFSDAVREKIFNSFMDSPKLNHNAITENPILSPREIEIIILIALEYSGKEISEKLFISSHTVETHRKNIMKKLNIKSTIGLVKYALKNNLINP